The nucleotide window CTTCAAGTGCATTCCGCACATAAAGCACTTGCAATTGCACCTAGTAGTTATGGCGAATACCGCGGTATTCACCCTCCCCCTTAGCAAGTTTAGGGCTGCTTTAACGTAGCCTGCCACAGGCTCAATAGAGCCGAGGGGGCTTAAAGCTTATAGACTGGCGCTTCTCCCTAGTAGCGCTATGGAGTGCTCTGGCTGCGGAGCCTGCGTCGGCTTAAGCCTCGGCCCGTGGCTCACCAGGCCGATGATAACTTGCCTTAGGCCCAAGCCTAAGGGAACCTATAAGCTCAGCAGAGACTGAGAGAAATAGTGAAGGAGTCTAGAGCCTCTTGTAGACCACGTCCCCCTCTCTTACTCGCTGCGCTACCTTTAAGCCTACGCTACGCCCTGGCTCAGCGCGCGCTACGTTCTTGTGCTCTATCTGCATGGACTCTACGACCTGCTCAAAGTCCGTCTTAGGCCCCCTGATGACTACCCTGTCCCCGACCGCGAGAGGGGCCTTGAGCTCCACGACGGCCACGCTTATCTTGCCGAAGAAGTGCGTTACGCGCCCCACCTCAACCAGCTTCTCTTCCCTACTCAGAGCCTCCGCCTCCGCTAGAGGAGAAGCTAGGCGTGCTAAATAGCTTTGCCGGCTGAGACGCGTGGCGCCAGCAACCTGCGTCTTAACGAATTAGGCGCGCCTAGGCCTTAAAGTACCGCTGGCCAAACTTTTCTGCGTACACCTGCTCCTCTAGAGATCGGCGCGGAGGAGGCTGCGGCTGCTCAGCTGGATAGCCCACTGGGATTAGCTCAATTAGCTCATAGCCCTCGGGCACCCCTAAGACCTGGGCGGCCCTCCTAGTGTCCATCCAGCCTATGTGGAGGGTGCCCAGCCCGAGCGCATGGGCAGCGAGCGTTAGGTTTTGAGCAGCTAGAGCTGCGTCGAACATGAACCACCAGTCCCCCTTATCGCTACCAGGCAGCCCCCTAATGAAGCCTGAGCGCCCCCTCTCAGCGCAGAGAGCTATTACAACCGGGGCCTCGAGGAGCGCCCTCCTCCCCCTATTCCCCTCAGGGACGGCCTCGGCCAGCTTCTCCTTCACCTTCCCGTCCTTCACAACTACTAGCCTCCAGCACTGGGTATTGGCCCATGAGGGAGCCCAGCGAGCAGCCTCTAACACCTCTCTCAACTTCCACTCCTCCACTTCGTCAGGCTTAAACCGCCTAACGGACCTCCTGCTCTTGATAGCCTCAAGGACGTCCATAGGCCTCAGCCGCTACGTATAGTGCAACTAGCATATGAGGGTTCATGGAGCTAGCGTATCCTCTAGCTAACCGCCACACGCACTGCCCCAAAGGTAGCTGTGTAAGTTAGTTAAAGCCGAGCTAGCTATCTATTCTTATAAAGCCCTCCTCTCCTTCACGCTGCCTTATTAAGTAGCAAGGCTACTAGCGTGTTGAAAGCCATGTGGTCGTCGGCCTCGACCTCCCTCTTAGGCAAGACCTAGGTCTGCCCAGGGACCTCGTCGCTAAGGCTACCTTACCTCGCCCTCTTCAATGCCTCTACTGCTTCAGCTAGCCTATTTATAGCCTTTGCCAACTGCTCCCTAGTCTCCTTAGACTCTTTGACTAGCGTCTCGAGTATAACAGTCAGCTTCTCCGATATCTCCCCATACTTCTCAAGCAATAGTTGAAGGCCTTTATCCGTCCTATCTGCGAACCCCCTAAACTCCTCCCTATAATCTCTAAACTCCTCCCTAAAGCCCCTAAACTCCTTCCAATACTCCATGAACATCGACTGCATGGCTCCAAAACCCTCTTGAAGCTCTTCAACCAGCCCCCCGTAAACCACCTTAAACTCCTTCAAATCTAAGCTAGGCTCACCGACTACCTCAACTACCTCCTTCACCGCTATCGGGGGTGGAGGGCTCTTCAACGCCTCGACGAACCTTGAGACAAGGCCCTGGGCGCCTTGAACAAAAACCTCCACTGACCCGTTTGGTAGGTTCTTTACGTAGCCGCTTAAGCCCAGCTCTTGAGCGAGGTCTAATGCATACCTTCTAAAGCCAACCCTCTGGACCCTTCCTTTAACTAGCAGCTTGACGGCCCTACGCTCCCCACTCACATAGTTAACGCTGTTAGTAGCCTATTTAAGGCTCACGTAGAGCCCTCAGTGCCCATAGCCCTAATTCTAAGCTTCCCGGGCTTGAGCACTGCTTCCTTTAGCTAGCGCCCCGTAAAGTATCGCGCCCTCGGCTATGGTACGAGCGTTGTTCATGGGGAGGGTGGGCTTAGAGGCGATGATATGGAAGCCGAGGAGCTGAAGTATATAGTAGGCTAACAGCCGCGTAAGGCCGGGGTCGATGCCATTAGGAAGATCGCCTCAGCGCTCAAGGCGTAAGCCTCTAAGCCGGTTAGTTAATGACCGGCCCCCAAGGAAGTTGAAGGTATGTATCGGTAAGTAGAAGCCTCTTAAGCTAAATAGATTGGATGGAGGTAGGTGACACCTTAGGGAAAGGAGGGGACTGTTACAAACCCATGGTTACAGTCTGTTTAGTCTCACTACGCTCGCTACTCCATGTTAGCGTGGCCTTCCTTAAGGGACCCTAAGCACACCTAAGGTGCGATCGCCACTGAGCAAGGCCTGGCTCCCAGAGGAGCTACTGAGAGGTCGCTCGGCCCTACCGTTAGGCCTGCCTACTACTCGCTCTGCTGCTTAGGGTAATGGGTGCGGGCTT belongs to Candidatus Nezhaarchaeota archaeon and includes:
- a CDS encoding radical SAM protein, with translation MAGYVKAALNLLRGRVNTAVFAITTRCNCKCFMCGMHLKKPEEVRTEDLKKVLRFLADHGFVMVYFTGGEPTLHPG
- a CDS encoding translation elongation factor-like protein → MVEVGRVTHFFGKISVAVVELKAPLAVGDRVVIRGPKTDFEQVVESMQIEHKNVARAEPGRSVGLKVAQRVREGDVVYKRL
- a CDS encoding nitroreductase family protein → MDVLEAIKSRRSVRRFKPDEVEEWKLREVLEAARWAPSWANTQCWRLVVVKDGKVKEKLAEAVPEGNRGRRALLEAPVVIALCAERGRSGFIRGLPGSDKGDWWFMFDAALAAQNLTLAAHALGLGTLHIGWMDTRRAAQVLGVPEGYELIELIPVGYPAEQPQPPPRRSLEEQVYAEKFGQRYFKA
- a CDS encoding acylphosphatase, producing the protein MSGERRAVKLLVKGRVQRVGFRRYALDLAQELGLSGYVKNLPNGSVEVFVQGAQGLVSRFVEALKSPPPPIAVKEVVEVVGEPSLDLKEFKVVYGGLVEELQEGFGAMQSMFMEYWKEFRGFREEFRDYREEFRGFADRTDKGLQLLLEKYGEISEKLTVILETLVKESKETREQLAKAINRLAEAVEALKRAR